The genomic stretch TAGAGCGACGCGTACTTTACTAACGAGTGTCCATAGACGAGTGATGAATTAAGGTTTAATATTCATGTAttcagccgaaaatcgatctcagtggcgtgcacttggagaggcctatgtccagcagtggactgcgataggctgatggtgatgatgatgattcatgTATTTGAAAATCGCCAAAACAGGTTTCTGATTTATTTTCTGTGTAGGTACAGTATAAATaatactcaattttttttttaggttcgGTCGCCTACCAATATTTTCACTAAGCACACTCCTGATGGCATCAGCAGGTTGCCTGGTGCCACTCATGCCAACCGCCGCATCATTCATCGTGATTCGCTGTATCGAGGGTATTGGCTCGGGAGGAGCCATCGTTACCGGCTACGTGCTCATTATCGAATACTGTGGAACTAACTACAGAGAAACGGTCTCAGCCCTTTACCACATACCCGTCAACGTGAGCCACTTGTCTTTGGCAGGAATCTCTTACCTCATAAGGCACTGTGATGCATTCCAACTAGCTCTGTCAGTGCCGGCATTTTTGTGTGTCACACCATGGTGCCTGTGCTTAGAGTCCCCAAAGTGGTTGATAGCTCACGGAAAAATTGATAAAGCAACGCGTGTGCTGGAGAAGATTGCAGCTTTGTAAGTATGAAAGTGGAATAGAATGTAGGTAGAATAATGTGACAAAGAGCAGACAGACAGTTAAAAAACATAAAGATACGGGGTTATAATTTTTCCATGTGGTACTTGTGCTAGTCATCAAATTATAGTGTATGCTTAAAATCAGTCTGATCACACGTAATAGAAGTTTTCTCCTGTTTCAGTAACCGCAAGCCGGCAGATAATATCAAAACAGAAATAGAAGAGTACTACGCAGCTCAATCTTCCATCAAAAGTCACAAAGTGAAGTTCTGGCAAATCTTCCATCATAGGAGGCTCATTATTAATCTGTTCTGCATATCTTTCAATTACTTCGTGTGTGGCATGGGGTACTATGGCGTCTCTCAATACATCGGCAACATGAGTGGCGACATCCACAGGAATGTTGCCATCTCTGGAGCCCTACTCATACCTGGAACAATCACCAGCGCATTCCTACTCAACCACTTAGGCAGACGATCTTTTCTTATGACAACCACCTTCTTATCAGGGATATTAATGATAGTAGTAATAATGATTCCTGAACATGCAAACTTGGCCAGGGTATGCACAGCTTGTATTTGCAACACTTTCTTTTTCATGTCTTTTATTATCGTGTTTTTGTATGGTGTGGAATTATTTCCGACTTCTATAAGGAATACTGTGTTAGGCTTCTTATCAGTACTGTCAAGAGTTGGTCAAATAACTGCTCCTCCTATCAATGGTTTATCTCAAGTAGTTTCGGGAGCTATTTTTGGAATGATGGCCATTATAGGAGGATTTTTGTGTTTACCATTACCTGAAACGAAGTTTGTAGAACTACCATCATCTTTAGAAGATTCAAAAAGCTTGCCCAAGAGAAAGTCTGGACAGCAAAGTGTGCAACTAGATCAGATATAAATTAAAAGGAATTACGCTATCAACATGTGATAATATTGTTTTAGATACTGTGTTCTTTCGAGAAGTACAATGTTATGAATTATAATTTggtaaaaatgtatattatacaTGGCTTTACTAACACTTATGTAAACGAAATGATTCTTTACCTAACATCCAAAACAATAATTCAAAATACTTGTGCAATTTTAGACGGACAAAATCCACACTGAAAATAACGAACATGGAAAAAACTCGTACAAATCTGCAATCGGGTACTGTAGTACAAAGACATACAAACACTTTGGTACCAGGAGTAGcaatttacaataaaacaaagggaAGCTCACGACACTGTTATTTTCAATAAGCTCCCTATACACAGGataatgaaaaaagtttttataaccGACAATGCGGAGTACCTAAGTGGAATAAAGTATGATGTTTTCAACTTGTCCAATATGTAAGAATATTGTTTTATAGCTGGGATGTGAGaggattttgtatttattttaagatttgctttgttttgttttgctgaTATTGAAAGATCAGTCGAAACTTAAAGTTCTTGGAGATCTCTTATTGCATACTCTTTCTTTGATATGACAATAGATAGAATAATAAGGAATAGAAATAACCAAATAGTGTGGGCAAGCTTTATGCTCATATACATACAGATTACAGGCTTTTTGTAATCAAAAAGGATCCTAACGATGGTGATAATTAATTCATTACCTCACAGAAAACCTCAACAATCCAatactaattaaaaacaaaaaaacaaaacactcaaatattaacaaaatcaaCAAGCGACCAAACAGTTCAACGTAGCCAATACACATTAGCCAAATCACTAACCTTTGATCCAGCTTAACACTTAAGCCTACTAAATCTTAACCCGTGCTATTGTAAATCAATTTGGTCCATTATAACAGCCGTGGATGAGCCATAATCCTCCATGAGAGTATTATGGCCGGGGGGGTTAGGTACTAAATTAGCCGGGATGACCCCGAATGGTAACGTACGACTGAAAGCCACGCCTATCGGAACATTAGGTGCAGTACGGGTATTTGGCGATAGTTCCAATGTTGAGGTTTTGTGTTGGCTTAATTGTTGCTTTCTGGTGTTATTAGAAGGGTATAATTTCtgataatatgtattataaaatgaGAAGTTTGTGGGTCTCTGTCAcgctttgagaataaataatcGACTCGTCTTTTGAAATATCAAGATACTAATTAGGAAGTAAGTCATGTGCCTAAAAGAAACTCTTCCTTTGCGTGACTAAATATAAGTCTCTCTTTGCCATTTTTTCTCTAAGTAAAGGTAAATTGATTGAGGACTTCGTTGATATATTTTTGGAGTACCAAAAAAGactcgaaaaaaatattttcagcattTCAACGAAGCAGGTCCTGAAATATACCCAATAATGGATTGTGTTATGTTAAAGAATTTCCAACAGCAAATAAAATAGATACTTCCATTACTGTTCCCGTAAATGCCATAACAATTTacgattgaaaataaaattgggacCCGTAATAGTAAAGTTCAGTCacgtattgttttaaaaatttatttatttttaagggaaCCACTTCAGATGTAATTACTAGGTCGTTAGAAGATTCCGAGGCGAGACCAGAATTCTAAATCATAGAAGAAATTGCTTCACTCGCTTAGAGTTAGTATCTACTTATTATGCATTAATAGACCTAGTTActgaaaagtaatttaaattcaCAGATGAGATAGTGGCGATGCTTTTAATTTTGTCGTAAGTCATTGATAATCGGAGATTTatcatttacattatttatcagttttttattttatcctgaAAAATCTTGTCCTCACTAATAGGTTTTATAAATGCTGTCTGACGCGCTTTATAAAATGTTGTTGGCATAATAATCAAAGTTATTCCAGCTACAATTTTTACACTTATAATGGAGTGAACAAGCATTTCTTTGTTCTACAAGAGGGTAATCTTAAAGAAATTGGGTTACAACAAGAAATGGACCAACAAATTGGTTTTTCGATTATCATACGCTTTTCTTACTTTTTGCGGGTCTACATGTAAGTATTACTTAACTCACTTCTGCAAAAAATGGTATGGAAATAAAACATGACCTTTACAAAACTTTGATCATGGAAACAGATGGCTTCATCCGAATCCGTCTGCGAGTTCTGGGTTTCTTCCAAATTCTTACAATTCAACAGACACGTGAGTGTGCGAGGTTTGACAAGATTTCATATAAAGG from Helicoverpa zea isolate HzStark_Cry1AcR chromosome 8, ilHelZeax1.1, whole genome shotgun sequence encodes the following:
- the LOC124632631 gene encoding organic cation transporter protein-like codes for the protein MQILKNPVDRYFHRKTCYHLYLFTLLFFCKLPVFWHVLSLLFLSPHMQFTCENSGNFSDDQCPCENPVWDKSVFTETMQTKYSIVCENAWLVSFSQSMLYFGLLLGALFFGFLSDRFGRLPIFSLSTLLMASAGCLVPLMPTAASFIVIRCIEGIGSGGAIVTGYVLIIEYCGTNYRETVSALYHIPVNVSHLSLAGISYLIRHCDAFQLALSVPAFLCVTPWCLCLESPKWLIAHGKIDKATRVLEKIAAFNRKPADNIKTEIEEYYAAQSSIKSHKVKFWQIFHHRRLIINLFCISFNYFVCGMGYYGVSQYIGNMSGDIHRNVAISGALLIPGTITSAFLLNHLGRRSFLMTTTFLSGILMIVVIMIPEHANLARVCTACICNTFFFMSFIIVFLYGVELFPTSIRNTVLGFLSVLSRVGQITAPPINGLSQVVSGAIFGMMAIIGGFLCLPLPETKFVELPSSLEDSKSLPKRKSGQQSVQLDQI